A part of Cystobacter ferrugineus genomic DNA contains:
- a CDS encoding cytochrome P450, producing MQMQTLSNMLERLPMKETHRLGIPILPGGLPLVGHAPFNLGDSLNFLRGASAKVGPIFWMRSFGSEMQLVCMGEPGFELLKNRVTSSEFIRDQSPEFIGDALLSQDGTRHRNLRSPMSGPFTPRGLSSSGASALSAEVIEASVASLPASGPFSLLTETQKFALDIIFRVMGIDRSEINDFNTNYREFILGAFPLKLDLPYSPRWRARRGRAWLDARFSSLIAAARGRPEMPGTLSALLAVRDAEGQPLKDDDLISNLRLLALAGHETSASVMAWMGIVLAQRPDLWEKLREEATAAPGLPRSPEELKRHPFAEALFREVLRIYPPVSATAREATEDLTLHGKLVPKGTMITIPLGTYGYDPAIYPEPEKFDPSRWMGRRVPPSAIETAPFGGGPHFCLGYHLAWVEAVQFATAFARELSRRGVRPLLAPGVAPPKLRYLPFGQPPKKTLIEFVPVV from the coding sequence ATGCAAATGCAGACCCTGAGCAACATGCTGGAGCGCCTGCCGATGAAGGAGACCCACCGCCTGGGCATTCCCATCCTCCCGGGTGGGCTGCCCCTGGTGGGACACGCGCCCTTCAACCTCGGCGACAGCCTCAACTTCCTGCGCGGCGCCTCCGCCAAGGTGGGCCCCATCTTCTGGATGCGCTCCTTCGGCTCCGAGATGCAGCTGGTGTGCATGGGCGAGCCCGGCTTCGAGCTGCTCAAGAACCGGGTGACCAGCAGCGAGTTCATCCGCGACCAGTCGCCCGAGTTCATCGGCGACGCGCTCCTGTCCCAGGATGGCACCCGCCACCGCAACCTGCGCTCGCCCATGAGTGGGCCGTTCACGCCCCGGGGCCTGTCGTCCAGTGGCGCCTCCGCCCTGTCCGCCGAGGTCATCGAGGCGAGCGTGGCCAGCCTGCCCGCCTCGGGCCCCTTCTCCCTGCTCACCGAGACCCAGAAGTTCGCCCTCGACATCATCTTCCGCGTCATGGGCATCGACCGCTCGGAGATCAACGATTTCAACACGAACTACCGCGAGTTCATCCTCGGGGCGTTCCCGCTGAAGCTCGACCTGCCCTACTCGCCGCGCTGGCGCGCCCGCCGGGGACGTGCGTGGCTGGATGCGCGCTTCTCCAGCCTCATCGCGGCGGCGCGGGGCCGTCCGGAGATGCCGGGCACGCTCTCGGCGCTGCTGGCGGTGCGCGACGCGGAAGGCCAGCCGCTCAAGGATGACGATCTCATCAGCAACCTGCGGCTGCTGGCCCTGGCGGGACACGAGACGTCCGCGTCGGTGATGGCGTGGATGGGCATCGTGCTCGCCCAGCGGCCCGACCTCTGGGAGAAGCTGCGCGAGGAGGCCACGGCGGCTCCGGGCCTGCCCCGCTCGCCCGAGGAGCTCAAGCGCCACCCCTTCGCCGAGGCGCTCTTCCGGGAGGTGCTCCGGATCTACCCGCCCGTGTCGGCCACGGCGCGCGAGGCGACCGAGGATCTGACCCTGCACGGCAAGCTCGTGCCCAAGGGCACGATGATCACCATTCCGCTGGGCACCTACGGCTACGATCCGGCCATCTACCCCGAGCCGGAGAAGTTCGATCCCTCGCGGTGGATGGGCCGGCGCGTGCCGCCCTCGGCCATCGAGACGGCGCCCTTCGGCGGAGGCCCGCACTTCTGCCTGGGCTACCACCTGGCCTGGGTGGAGGCGGTGCAGTTCGCCACGGCGTTCGCGCGTGAGCTGTCGCGCCGCGGCGTGCGGCCCCTGCTCGCGCCGGGAGTCGCGCCGCCCAAGCTGCGCTATCTGCCCTTCGGTCAGCCCCCCAAGAAGACGCTGATCGAATTCGTGCCCGTCGTCTGA
- a CDS encoding PHP domain-containing protein, which produces MIDLHSHTTASDGQHSPTGLLALAASAGVKALAVTDHDTVEGLAEAAEAARAHGVELVPGIELSAFVNKREVHILGHFVRPDFPELADYASRLRVEREQRMVLMVERMQRLGFPIRMEEVRALAAGAQLGRPHLARVLVERGWCLDVKEAFDRFLGAGKAAWVERFKLDGAEAIQLVHRAGGTATLAHPGSSRIERYDILQLARAGLDGLEALHSDHNPSVQQRYVKYAKEFDLVPTGGSDFHGEQVTPGRRPGDSPTPPENFARLRARATSQSTHAS; this is translated from the coding sequence GTGATCGATCTGCATTCCCACACGACCGCGAGCGATGGCCAGCACTCGCCCACCGGGCTGCTGGCCCTGGCGGCGAGTGCCGGAGTGAAGGCGCTGGCGGTGACGGACCATGACACGGTGGAGGGACTGGCGGAGGCGGCGGAGGCGGCGCGGGCGCACGGCGTGGAGCTGGTGCCGGGCATCGAGCTGTCGGCGTTCGTCAACAAGCGCGAGGTGCACATCCTGGGGCACTTCGTCCGGCCGGACTTCCCGGAGCTGGCCGACTACGCGTCGCGGCTGCGGGTGGAGCGCGAGCAGCGCATGGTGCTCATGGTGGAGCGGATGCAGCGGCTCGGCTTTCCCATCCGGATGGAGGAGGTCCGCGCCCTGGCGGCGGGCGCGCAGCTCGGCAGACCCCATCTGGCGCGGGTGCTGGTGGAGCGCGGCTGGTGCCTGGACGTGAAGGAGGCGTTCGATCGTTTCCTGGGGGCGGGAAAGGCGGCCTGGGTGGAGCGGTTCAAGCTGGACGGGGCGGAGGCCATCCAGCTCGTACACCGCGCGGGGGGCACGGCCACACTGGCCCACCCCGGTAGCTCCAGGATTGAACGGTACGACATCCTCCAGCTCGCACGGGCGGGCCTGGATGGGCTGGAGGCGCTACATTCGGACCACAACCCGAGCGTGCAACAGCGGTACGTGAAATACGCGAAGGAGTTCGATCTGGTGCCCACGGGAGGCAGTGACTTCCACGGGGAGCAGGTGACGCCAGGCCGGCGACCCGGAGACTCCCCCACTCCACCCGAGAACTTCGCGAGACTGCGCGCCCGGGCCACGAGCCAGTCCACACACGCGAGCTAG